The following nucleotide sequence is from Chromobacterium rhizoryzae.
CTGATTACCACCCGCAGCGCGTCTCGCTGCAACTCCACCACCGCGATGTCCGCCATCGGTTCCAGGCCGTTGAAGCGGACGAAGCCGATATCCAGCCGCCGTTGCAGCAAAGCCTGGTACTGGTCGGTGGTGAACATCTCGCGCAACTTGAGGCCGACCTCCGGGAAACGCAGACGATAGTCGTGCAGGCCGGCGTGCAGGATGGGGGACAGCGGCAGAGACGAAGTGAAGCCTATGCTCAATTCGCCTATCTCGCCGTGCGCGGCGCGTCTGGCTTCCGCCGCGGCCAGGTCCGCGTCGGCCAGAATGCGCTGGGCCCGGCTCAGGAATTGGCGGCCGGCCTCGGTTAGCTCCACCTTGCGCTGGTGGCGGCGCAGCAGCCGCACGCCCAGTTCGGACTCCAGAGCCTGGATCTGCTGGCTGAGCGGAGGCTGGCCGATGTGCAAGCGCTGGGCCGCGCGGGTGAAGTGGAGTTCCTCGGCAACCGCAACGAAATAGCGTAGATGGCGTAGTTCCATGATTGATATTTTAAAAGTATCAAATGATGTTTAAATATATATTGGACTGCGCTTTTGGCCAAGACTAAGCTCAAAGCCATATTTCGCATTGAAAGCTTTTCATGTCCGCCGATTCCTCGTCACCCTGCCTAGGCGCCGTCGTACCGCCGCCGTCCGAACCCAGCCTTCCCCCGGTCAAACTGCATGCCGGCACCTCCGAATTTCGCGCTACCGCGCGCGCCATGTTCGTCGGAGGCTATTGCACTTTCGCCATGCTCTACGGCGCACAGCCGCTGATGCCGATGTTCGCGGAGGATTTCTCCTTGTCGCCGGCCGCCTCCAGCGGGGTGGTGTCGTTGGCCACCGGCAGCCTGGCCCTGAGCCTGATTCCCGCCGGCCTGCTGGCGGATCGTCTGGGCCGGCGCCCCTTGATGAACGCGGCGCTGGCGCTGGGCGCGCTGCTGATGCTGTTGTCGGCGCTGGCGGACAGCTTTCAGCATCTGCTGTGGCTGCGCGCGGCTTTCGGCGTGGCGCTGGCCGGCCTGCCGGCGGTGGCGATGACGTATCTGAGCGAGGAGGTGGACGCGAAATCCCTGGGCCACTCGATGGGCTTGTACATCGCCGGCAATGCCTTGGGCGGAATGAGCGGCCGTTTCATCGCCTCCTTGCTGGCGGAGCATTTCGGCTGGCGCTGGGCCTTGCTGGCTTTGGCCTTGCTGGGCACGGCCGGCGCCTGGCTGTTTTGGCGCAATCTGCCGCCTTCCCGGCATTTCCAGCCGCGTCGGCATGATCTGGGCCGCATGTGGCGGGAGGCCAAGGCCCTGTTCCAAGACGCGGGTCTGCCTTACTTGTTCATCAGCGCCTTTCTGCTGTCCGGTTGTTTCGTCAGCTTGTACAACTACCTGGG
It contains:
- a CDS encoding LysR family transcriptional regulator — translated: MELRHLRYFVAVAEELHFTRAAQRLHIGQPPLSQQIQALESELGVRLLRRHQRKVELTEAGRQFLSRAQRILADADLAAAEARRAAHGEIGELSIGFTSSLPLSPILHAGLHDYRLRFPEVGLKLREMFTTDQYQALLQRRLDIGFVRFNGLEPMADIAVVELQRDALRVVISAEHPLAGLPALRLEQLRGESLIGYPQEAGTGLNTVLRELASRQGMDWRPRQEAGEAITQIGLVAAGLGIAILPSPLECVRLPGVRYVPLLDEGAYLAMGLATRLDEDSPLVSQFLNLMRERWLNAPR
- a CDS encoding MFS transporter, which encodes MSADSSSPCLGAVVPPPSEPSLPPVKLHAGTSEFRATARAMFVGGYCTFAMLYGAQPLMPMFAEDFSLSPAASSGVVSLATGSLALSLIPAGLLADRLGRRPLMNAALALGALLMLLSALADSFQHLLWLRAAFGVALAGLPAVAMTYLSEEVDAKSLGHSMGLYIAGNALGGMSGRFIASLLAEHFGWRWALLALALLGTAGAWLFWRNLPPSRHFQPRRHDLGRMWREAKALFQDAGLPYLFISAFLLSGCFVSLYNYLGFRLLAAPFNMSQSLLGLVFSLYIVGVWSSAWVGKLSDRLGRRNMLWLMVLAMLLGLALTLSDHIVLLVAGIALFTFGFFAGHSVASSWVGLRARQGRALASAIYLSAYYLGSSLVGSLSGLMWGRGAWQGVAAVLGASLAAMLAISLGLRRLPPLPQP